Proteins found in one Miscanthus floridulus cultivar M001 chromosome 4, ASM1932011v1, whole genome shotgun sequence genomic segment:
- the LOC136552686 gene encoding cytosolic sulfotransferase 5-like, whose translation MAAAAAAAASNSVAPSGPVPFNDVDDGTVPEHTPKEEFGDLVASLPRREQSILELRLYQGFWLPEHWVPGTIVFQRRFAPRPDDVILASYPKCGTTWLKALAFATAARTAYPPASAGHPLRRLNPHDCVPFIDDIFATGEDAKLDALPSPRLMNTHLPYALLPAPVVTGCRVAYVCRDPKDMVVSLWHFLRRAKPDLSFADTFESVCDGTVVAGPVWDHVLSYWRASVACPDRALFLRYEDLLHDPAGNVQRLAEFMGCPFSAAEDVADVVELCSFDEMKALEVNRPGSGTAGRYRAMPRDAFFRKGVAGDWANHMTPEMAARLDEIFREKLRGTGLAFP comes from the coding sequence atggccgccgccgccgccgccgccgcctccaactCGGTGGCTCCGTCCGGCCCCGTCCCGTTCAACGACGTCGACGATGGCACGGTCCCGGAGCACACTCCCAAGGAGGAGTTCGGCGACCTCGTGGCCTCCCTGCCGCGCAGGGAGCAGTCCATCCTGGAGCTGCGCCTGTACCAGGGCTTCTGGCTGCCGGAGCACTGGGTGCCGGGGACCATCGTGTTCCAGCGCCGCTTCGCGCCGCGCCCCGACGACGTGATCCTGGCCAGCTACCCCAAGTGTGGCACCACGTGGCTGAAGGCGCTGGCCTTCGCCACGGCGGCGCGTACGGCGTACCCGCCGGCCAGCGCGGGGCACCCGCTCCGCCGGCTCAACCCGCACGACTGCGTCCCGTTCATCGACGACATCTTCGCCACCGGGGAGGACGCGAAGCTCGACGCGCTCCCGTCGCCGCGGCTGATGAACACGCACCTGCCCTACGCCCTGCTCCCGGCGCCCGTCGTCACCGGGTGCAGGGTCGCGTACGTGTGCAGGGACCCCAAGGACATGGTGGTCTCGCTCTGGCACTTCCTCCGGCGCGCGAAGCCGGACCTCTCGTTCGCCGACACGTTCGAGTCCGTCTGCGACGGCACCGTGGTGGCCGGCCCGGTGTGGGACCACGTCCTCTCCTACTGGCGCGCGAGCGTGGCGTGCCCGGACAGGGCGCTCTTCCTCAGGTACGAGGACCTGCTGCACGACCCCGCCGGCAACGTGCAGCGGCTGGCCGAGTTCATGGGGTGCCCGTTCTCGGCCGCCGAGGACGTCGCGGACGTCGTGGAGCTGTGCAGCTTCGATGAGATGAAGGCGCTGGAGGTGAACAGGCCTGGTAGCGGCACCGCGGGGAGGTACCGCGCCATGCCGCGCGACGCATTCTTCCGGAAGGGTGTCGCCGGGGACTGGGCGAACCACATGACGCCAGAGATGGCGGCGCGGCTGGACGAGATCTTCCGTGAGAAGCTCCGAGGAACGGGGCTCGCCTTCCCGTGA